The following proteins are encoded in a genomic region of Micromonospora olivasterospora:
- a CDS encoding mucoidy inhibitor MuiA family protein → MNTAEIEAPIVGVTVYPDRARITRRGSTRLTAGEHRVRVAPLPLGLRRDSIRVGGRGAATVLGVDVTTWRQARSTDGQISGLEQRRRELADELAEVDDADAIEEQRGQFLARLAERAGGTYARALASGDAAPTDVAAFTDSVAGQLADSRGRRRGLARRRTDLAEELAVVERHLAAANGKREPDRLAAEVTVSVDADDAELDLELTYLVDGARWQPTYDLRLVDDTMTVTWFGLVSQDTGEDWPECELQLSTARPAAATAVPELSPWYLDRLRPAPPVPVPAAASFAGMPPPPAPGAAPAAAGGAARSGPPRPRMRENVAEVEQGITAATYRPARPVAVPADGSAHRATIAVLELPARLDHVTVPVRTAEAHLRATVRNTSAHTLLPGPAAVFHGADFVAATRLPIWAPGEETELALGVDDRLRVERKLSRRSETKATLGSTRRREVEYRISVANHTPRPATVEVRDQLPVSRDDGVLVRETTLVPPPAERTELGELTWRLRLGPGESGEIAMGFRVELAKGVELTGWRE, encoded by the coding sequence GTGAACACAGCGGAGATCGAAGCACCCATCGTCGGCGTCACCGTCTACCCGGACCGGGCCCGGATCACCCGTCGGGGCAGCACCCGGTTGACCGCCGGTGAGCACCGGGTACGTGTCGCACCGCTCCCACTGGGCCTGCGCCGAGACTCGATCCGGGTCGGTGGCCGAGGTGCGGCAACCGTGCTCGGCGTGGACGTGACGACCTGGCGGCAGGCCCGCAGCACCGACGGGCAGATCAGCGGCCTGGAGCAGCGGCGCCGCGAACTGGCCGACGAACTGGCCGAGGTCGACGACGCGGACGCGATCGAGGAGCAGCGGGGGCAGTTCCTCGCCCGGCTGGCCGAACGGGCCGGTGGCACGTACGCGCGCGCCCTGGCCTCCGGCGACGCGGCCCCGACCGACGTGGCCGCCTTCACCGACTCGGTGGCCGGTCAACTCGCCGACTCCCGCGGCCGGCGGCGCGGCCTGGCCCGGCGGCGCACCGACCTGGCCGAGGAACTGGCGGTCGTCGAGCGCCACCTCGCCGCCGCGAACGGTAAGCGGGAGCCGGACCGGCTGGCCGCCGAGGTGACCGTCTCGGTGGACGCCGACGACGCCGAACTGGACCTGGAACTGACCTACCTGGTGGACGGGGCACGCTGGCAGCCCACCTACGACCTGCGGCTGGTCGACGACACCATGACCGTCACCTGGTTCGGGCTGGTCAGCCAGGACACCGGGGAGGACTGGCCGGAGTGCGAACTCCAGCTCTCGACCGCCCGGCCGGCGGCGGCGACCGCCGTACCCGAACTGTCGCCCTGGTATCTCGACCGGCTCCGGCCGGCGCCGCCGGTGCCGGTCCCGGCGGCGGCCTCGTTCGCCGGGATGCCGCCGCCCCCGGCGCCCGGCGCGGCGCCGGCCGCCGCCGGTGGCGCGGCCCGGTCCGGCCCGCCACGCCCGAGAATGCGGGAGAACGTCGCCGAGGTCGAGCAGGGAATCACCGCGGCCACCTACCGCCCGGCCCGCCCGGTGGCGGTACCGGCCGACGGCAGCGCGCACCGGGCCACCATCGCCGTGCTGGAACTGCCGGCCCGGCTGGACCACGTGACCGTGCCGGTCCGCACCGCCGAGGCGCACCTGCGCGCCACCGTCCGTAACACGTCGGCGCACACGCTGCTCCCGGGCCCGGCGGCGGTGTTCCACGGCGCCGACTTCGTCGCGGCCACCCGGCTGCCGATCTGGGCACCGGGCGAGGAGACCGAGCTGGCGCTCGGGGTGGACGACCGGCTGCGGGTGGAACGGAAGCTGAGCCGGCGCTCCGAAACCAAGGCCACGCTCGGCTCGACCCGGCGGCGAGAGGTGGAGTACAGGATCAGCGTCGCCAACCACACCCCGCGACCGGCGACGGTCGAGGTACGCGACCAACTGCCGGTGTCCCGCGACGACGGGGTGCTCGTGCGGGAGACCACCCTCGTGCCACCGCCGGCCGAACGTACCGAGTTGGGGGAGCTGACCTGGCGGCTGCGGCTCGGGCCGGGGGAGAGCGGCGAGATCGCCATGGGATTCCGGGTGGAACTCGCCAAGGGGGTCGAGTTGACCGGCTGGCGGGAGTAG
- a CDS encoding virginiamycin B lyase family protein — MLINGSPYGVTTGPDGALWFTLVRQGQIGRVVPGGEPTVFPLDPADGQPTMITAGHDGAMWFTEYAGGRVGRITADGRVRSFDVAAPYGIAAGPDGAMWFTQLEGDRIGRIDPAGEMRFVDLPTRNAMPSAIASGPDEALWFTLNQGNAIGRVTAEGEVTIHPLPTRAAAPVGICAGPDRAMWFVEIGAGQVGRIDGAGAVTEYPLPDRAARPHGIVAGPDGALWFTEWGTGKLGRITTGGTIEEYPLAGAEPHGLTVGPDGRIWVAMESGALISAGC; from the coding sequence ATGTTGATCAACGGTTCGCCGTACGGCGTCACCACCGGGCCCGACGGCGCCCTGTGGTTCACCCTGGTACGGCAGGGGCAGATCGGGCGGGTCGTACCGGGCGGTGAGCCCACGGTCTTCCCGCTGGATCCGGCTGACGGCCAGCCCACGATGATCACCGCAGGGCACGACGGGGCGATGTGGTTCACCGAGTACGCCGGCGGCCGGGTCGGGCGGATCACCGCGGACGGGAGGGTCCGCTCGTTCGACGTCGCCGCACCGTACGGCATTGCCGCCGGTCCGGACGGGGCGATGTGGTTCACCCAGCTCGAGGGTGACCGGATCGGCCGGATCGATCCGGCCGGCGAGATGCGCTTCGTCGACCTCCCCACGAGGAACGCGATGCCGTCGGCGATCGCGTCGGGGCCCGACGAGGCGCTCTGGTTCACCCTCAACCAGGGCAACGCGATCGGCCGCGTCACGGCGGAGGGCGAGGTCACGATCCATCCGCTGCCCACCAGAGCCGCGGCACCGGTGGGCATCTGCGCCGGCCCGGACCGGGCGATGTGGTTCGTGGAGATCGGCGCCGGCCAGGTCGGCCGCATCGACGGTGCCGGGGCCGTCACCGAATACCCGTTGCCGGACCGGGCGGCGCGACCGCACGGCATCGTGGCCGGCCCCGACGGCGCCCTCTGGTTCACGGAGTGGGGCACCGGAAAGCTGGGGCGCATCACCACCGGCGGCACGATCGAGGAGTACCCGCTCGCGGGCGCGGAACCGCACGGCCTGACGGTCGGGCCGGACGGCAGGATCTGGGTCGCGATGGAGTCGGGCGCGCTCATCTCGGCGGGGTGCTGA
- a CDS encoding TetR/AcrR family transcriptional regulator: MEKRPGGRSARVRDAVRQATLVELAEHGYHGLTVDNVATRSGVHKTTVYRRWTNAEGLIADALELARDEPWPVPDTGCVQEDLREIVRLVLRGFTDPVEGPIASAFVAAAVQSSGAARALHDFFVARLDQASAVVRRAVERGELPAPTDVGDVVRMAVAPVYYRLFITREPVTERDAERAADAAVAAARAGAV; encoded by the coding sequence TTGGAGAAGCGCCCGGGGGGACGCAGCGCCCGCGTACGCGACGCCGTACGCCAAGCCACCCTCGTCGAACTGGCCGAACACGGCTACCACGGCCTCACCGTGGACAACGTGGCAACCCGGTCCGGTGTTCACAAGACGACCGTCTACCGGCGCTGGACGAACGCCGAAGGGCTGATCGCCGACGCACTGGAACTCGCCCGGGACGAACCGTGGCCCGTGCCCGACACCGGTTGCGTCCAGGAGGACCTGCGGGAGATCGTCCGGCTGGTACTGCGTGGCTTCACCGATCCCGTCGAAGGCCCGATCGCCAGCGCATTCGTGGCAGCCGCCGTACAGAGCAGCGGCGCGGCTCGCGCACTGCACGATTTCTTCGTCGCGCGCCTCGACCAGGCCTCGGCCGTGGTACGCCGGGCCGTCGAACGCGGCGAGTTACCCGCCCCCACGGATGTCGGCGACGTGGTCAGGATGGCCGTAGCGCCCGTCTACTACCGGCTCTTCATCACCCGGGAGCCGGTGACCGAGCGCGACGCCGAACGAGCCGCCGACGCTGCCGTCGCAGCGGCCCGCGCCGGGGCCGTCTAG
- a CDS encoding cytochrome P450: MLPVSCSYRPTAGREALLDNEALDNAGNFILDSGNGEAPSLITQSDPPEHTFLRGVLRPAFQRASMTDAAPWIRELVEDLLDTLPDGGPADLVGEVALPLTSAVIARLIGIPDGDRARASRLALEMAAHVAGDCWPSGPAGKRSWPTAFSWTGYARRACGTAPPSGG; encoded by the coding sequence TTGCTCCCGGTCTCCTGCTCGTATCGACCCACAGCGGGGCGCGAGGCCCTCCTCGACAACGAGGCGCTCGACAACGCCGGCAACTTCATCCTGGACAGTGGCAACGGCGAGGCGCCGTCGCTCATCACACAGAGCGATCCGCCCGAGCATACGTTCCTGCGCGGTGTCCTGCGTCCGGCGTTCCAGCGAGCGTCGATGACCGACGCGGCGCCCTGGATCAGAGAACTTGTCGAGGATCTGCTCGACACGCTGCCGGACGGCGGACCGGCGGACCTCGTCGGCGAGGTGGCGTTGCCGCTCACCTCGGCGGTCATCGCGCGACTCATCGGCATCCCCGACGGGGACCGGGCACGCGCGTCCCGGTTGGCTCTGGAGATGGCCGCCCACGTTGCGGGTGACTGCTGGCCGAGCGGACCCGCTGGGAAGCGGTCCTGGCCGACCGCCTTCTCGTGGACCGGGTACGCGAGGAGGGCCTGCGGCACTGCACCGCCATCCGGTGGGTGA
- a CDS encoding IS1380 family transposase, whose product MNKVLPRGEGPGWWDRGTVLVSLAVAIVLGATSMSDIALLAHQGLVFGDPPSEATVRRALAGLDETALKRIGKARAKVRAHVWALLARRPQGFPWLTVAGKLLSGWVVIDLDATLITAHSPKQGAAATFKKGFGFHPLGAWCANTAECLAMLLRPGNSGSNTVTDHIRVLGDAIAQLPVAYRRKILIRVDGAGATHELLEHLQQMNRLWRSVRFTVGWSITAADETAIEQLPAGAWSDSLTQDGCATDTAHVAELTGLNPRLHAWTGTLRLLARRTKPSARHTKNLTDLEKRTGWRYAIVATNITRIAGMPGSHQPQWLDALHRAHAGVEDRVRTNKAMGLRNLPSKAWTVNRGWVLTANIAADLTAWTRLLGLHDQPDLAHAEPDTLRYRLLHLPAKLATHARRRVLSIPDTWPWAEAFALCWQRLTLLPPAT is encoded by the coding sequence TTGAACAAGGTTCTGCCCCGCGGCGAGGGCCCGGGCTGGTGGGATCGCGGAACGGTCCTGGTATCGCTGGCGGTGGCGATCGTGCTCGGCGCGACCAGCATGTCCGATATCGCGCTGCTCGCTCATCAGGGGCTGGTGTTCGGTGATCCGCCGTCGGAGGCGACCGTCCGGCGGGCCCTGGCCGGGCTCGACGAGACCGCGCTGAAACGGATCGGGAAAGCGCGGGCGAAGGTCCGCGCCCACGTGTGGGCGCTGCTCGCCCGCCGGCCGCAGGGATTCCCGTGGCTGACCGTCGCCGGGAAACTCCTTTCCGGGTGGGTGGTCATCGATCTGGACGCCACCCTGATCACCGCCCACTCGCCCAAGCAGGGCGCGGCGGCCACCTTCAAGAAGGGCTTCGGCTTCCACCCGCTCGGCGCGTGGTGTGCCAACACCGCGGAATGCCTGGCCATGCTGCTGAGGCCCGGCAACAGCGGGTCGAACACGGTCACCGACCACATCCGGGTCCTCGGCGACGCGATCGCCCAACTGCCGGTCGCCTACCGGCGCAAGATCCTCATCCGCGTCGACGGCGCCGGCGCCACTCACGAGCTGCTCGAACACCTCCAGCAGATGAACCGGTTGTGGCGCAGCGTGCGCTTCACCGTCGGCTGGAGCATCACCGCGGCCGACGAGACCGCGATCGAACAACTACCCGCCGGCGCCTGGTCTGACAGCCTCACCCAGGACGGCTGCGCCACCGACACCGCGCACGTCGCCGAACTGACCGGCCTCAACCCGCGCCTGCACGCCTGGACCGGCACACTACGGCTACTCGCACGACGCACGAAACCCTCCGCCCGGCACACCAAGAACCTCACCGACCTGGAGAAACGCACCGGCTGGCGCTACGCCATCGTCGCCACCAACATCACCCGCATCGCCGGGATGCCCGGCTCCCACCAGCCGCAATGGCTCGACGCACTGCACCGGGCGCACGCCGGGGTGGAAGACCGGGTACGCACGAACAAGGCCATGGGCCTGCGTAACCTGCCCTCGAAAGCCTGGACCGTCAACCGCGGATGGGTCCTCACGGCCAACATCGCCGCCGACCTGACCGCCTGGACCCGGCTACTCGGCCTACACGACCAACCCGACCTCGCCCACGCCGAACCCGACACCCTGCGCTACCGGCTGCTGCACCTACCCGCGAAACTGGCCACCCACGCCCGCCGCCGCGTCCTGTCCATCCCCGACACCTGGCCCTGGGCCGAAGCGTTCGCCCTCTGCTGGCAACGCCTCACCCTGCTACCACCGGCCACCTGA
- a CDS encoding PIG-L family deacetylase, protein MAERSLTLMAVHAHPDDEATSTGGILARYAAEGITTVLVTCTDGQCGDGPGGVKPGDPGHDPEAVAAMRRAELAASCEALKVTHLETLGYADSGMMGWAANDAPGSFWNTPVAEAADRLTELIRRYRPDVVVTYDENGFYGHPDHIQAHRITMAAVERTDIPAKVYWTTVPRSAFQEFGRVMKEIGVEFPEPDGPSEDMPQLGLPDDEITTWVDTSAYGAQKFESLAAHASQAENIFFLQLGQERFTELMGVETFVRVRDTTDSPTPEDDLFAGLR, encoded by the coding sequence GTGGCTGAGCGATCTCTGACCTTGATGGCGGTGCACGCGCACCCCGACGACGAGGCGACCAGCACTGGCGGCATCCTCGCCCGGTACGCGGCGGAGGGGATCACGACGGTGCTCGTGACCTGCACGGACGGGCAGTGCGGCGATGGGCCCGGCGGGGTCAAACCGGGCGACCCGGGGCACGACCCGGAGGCCGTGGCAGCGATGCGCCGGGCCGAGTTGGCGGCCAGTTGCGAGGCGCTGAAGGTCACGCACCTGGAGACGCTCGGCTATGCCGACTCCGGGATGATGGGTTGGGCGGCCAACGACGCGCCCGGCTCGTTCTGGAACACGCCGGTGGCCGAGGCGGCCGACCGGTTGACCGAGTTGATTCGGCGCTATCGGCCGGACGTCGTCGTCACCTATGACGAAAACGGCTTCTACGGCCATCCGGACCACATCCAGGCGCACCGCATCACGATGGCCGCCGTCGAGCGGACGGACATCCCCGCAAAGGTGTACTGGACCACCGTGCCGCGCAGCGCGTTTCAGGAGTTCGGCCGCGTCATGAAGGAGATTGGCGTCGAGTTTCCGGAGCCGGACGGGCCGTCGGAGGATATGCCGCAGCTCGGCCTGCCCGATGACGAGATCACCACCTGGGTGGACACGAGCGCCTACGGCGCGCAGAAGTTCGAATCGTTGGCCGCGCACGCCAGTCAGGCCGAGAACATCTTCTTCCTGCAACTCGGTCAGGAACGATTCACCGAGCTGATGGGCGTGGAGACCTTTGTCCGGGTCCGCGACACCACGGATTCGCCGACGCCCGAGGACGACCTGTTCGCCGGACTGCGTTGA
- a CDS encoding low temperature requirement protein A, whose amino-acid sequence MGDREGGGQGQDLLQRREDVRQANFLELFVDLVLVFALAGVVARVARDIVSQDVVIRWRSMAYLLVLSLPLIWVWTTTAQVTSWFDPRRPKIQWIVLASAFGMLVMASSVPHAFVGRGWAFVLPYVILQCVRPLVLMPALRGHPLRQLYLRSVLWFAASAVIWFAGVTVSGGARAAVWGTAVAVDIIAAQLRWPVPGMARPRVSAWAMESTHHLPERYQQFLMIALGETVLAVGISFAGQRDTPLAFTVLVVAYLSIVLMWRIYFYRSGQVLAEAVAAAEDKYGAGRATGTAHILMVLGILATAVGFDIILTHPGGSPEPLWLVASLGGPALFLYGRIRLERVVFNRLSLRRVIAIATLAVTAIPLYFVPPLAAAIVAALVLLAVALADARHAAGRPPEAPSPAH is encoded by the coding sequence ATGGGGGATCGGGAAGGCGGTGGACAGGGTCAGGACCTGTTGCAACGTCGCGAGGACGTGCGGCAGGCAAACTTCCTGGAACTGTTCGTCGATCTGGTGCTGGTGTTCGCCCTGGCCGGGGTGGTAGCCCGGGTCGCGCGGGACATCGTCAGTCAAGACGTTGTCATCCGGTGGCGGTCAATGGCCTACCTACTGGTGCTGTCGCTGCCGCTGATCTGGGTGTGGACCACGACCGCGCAGGTCACCAGCTGGTTCGACCCCCGCCGTCCCAAGATCCAGTGGATCGTCCTGGCCAGCGCCTTCGGGATGCTGGTCATGGCGTCATCAGTGCCGCACGCGTTCGTCGGCCGCGGGTGGGCGTTCGTCCTGCCGTACGTGATCCTGCAGTGCGTTCGGCCGCTCGTCCTGATGCCCGCGCTACGCGGACACCCCCTGCGGCAGCTCTACCTCCGGTCGGTGCTGTGGTTCGCGGCCTCGGCGGTGATCTGGTTCGCCGGCGTCACCGTCAGCGGCGGCGCCCGGGCCGCCGTGTGGGGAACCGCCGTGGCCGTGGACATCATCGCCGCACAGCTGCGCTGGCCGGTACCAGGGATGGCCCGACCGCGGGTCAGCGCGTGGGCCATGGAAAGCACCCATCATCTCCCCGAGCGCTACCAGCAATTCCTGATGATCGCCCTCGGGGAGACCGTGCTCGCCGTCGGCATCAGTTTTGCCGGGCAACGAGACACTCCGCTGGCCTTCACGGTACTGGTGGTGGCGTACCTGTCGATCGTGCTGATGTGGCGCATCTACTTCTACCGCTCCGGCCAGGTCCTCGCCGAAGCCGTCGCCGCCGCGGAAGACAAGTACGGCGCCGGCCGCGCCACCGGCACCGCCCACATCCTCATGGTGCTCGGCATCCTCGCCACCGCCGTCGGATTCGATATCATATTGACACATCCGGGCGGCTCGCCCGAGCCGCTGTGGCTCGTTGCGAGCCTCGGTGGCCCGGCACTGTTCCTCTACGGCCGCATCCGCCTGGAGCGCGTCGTGTTCAACCGGCTCTCCCTCCGCCGCGTCATCGCCATCGCCACCCTCGCGGTCACCGCCATCCCCCTGTACTTCGTCCCGCCGCTGGCCGCCGCGATCGTGGCCGCGCTCGTACTACTCGCCGTCGCCCTCGCCGACGCCCGCCATGCCGCCGGCCGTCCCCCCGAGGCCCCCTCCCCGGCGCACTAG